DNA sequence from the Paenibacillus azoreducens genome:
AGATTTCATAAATTCCCTCGCGTCCTCAAAACCACTTTTACGAAAAACAGCCGGGCGCCATCATCTAGTAATACGCACACGCCAGCTCAAGCATCTTCAGGAAATAAAGTTTAAAAAAATGTAACGACATTTTGTCATAATTGTCATAAATAGCGTATCTATTCCATTCTTGTTGATGTTCTGATAGACTTCATTTGTATCATGTTTTATAAGGAAGGGGGATGAAGTTGCTGCCCAAAGCATCTTTTAAGATTATTGGCATGATGATTGCGGCGTGCTTCCTGCTGACTTCCTGTTTGCAGCATCCTGAGTCAGTCAAGATGAATGTAGCGCAGAAAAAAGCTGAGTGGCCCAATAGCGAAGTCACACGCGAGAGTGTGCAGCTGGCTCTGGAAGACGCGTCAGGCGATGGCGTGATCGGCATTAAGCGAGCCAAAGATATCCAGCTCCAAGGGGCAAACAACAAAACGGTTACGGTAGACCTGAAACATGAAAGCAAAGATCCGGACCGATTGATGAAAGAAGCTTCGGAGACGCTTATTCATTACAGTAAAATCCTGCTGAAAAACAAAGGCATAGGTACGGTGGAAATTTGCATGTTCGGCAATCCGGACCCTTACGGAGGCAAATCCGTCAGTAAAGAAACGGTAAGAATCGCAATTAACCGCGAGGACTTGCAAAAGGGGCAGGATGCATGGAAATCGCCTGTGGAAAATTACGTCACCATTTTCAGGCATGCAAGTTGGTACAAAATCCACCCGCGCCTGTATAAACATCTTCTTCACAAAGAGCAATTAAAAACGAGAGATTATCTAAAATAACGGATGCGTCAAAAACCGGCGCGTCCGTTATTTTTGTTGTCGTGCCTCGGTTATCCCGGCGGTCATCATGGCGGCCACGGCACGGACATGAAGGACCTGAAAGTATCGCCGGCGCAGGCCTCGGCTCGGCCAACCAAAATCCGTATTTTTTCGTTCGCTGTAACGTTTTCATTTACATATTATTGTAATGATCCCTGTTTTATCGCATATGATCTTTACGTACCCTCATGTTGGCATCGATTTTAAACGGAGGTGTGTTGGATGAAGCTAAGAAGCGTCGATAATACCATCGTCGCCTTGATCGGTATCTGGTTTATTATTGCACCTTGGATCACGGGCTACTCTGATGACAAAGGAGCATTATGGACGAGTGTCGTTGTCGGCGCCGTTCAGTTAATTGCTTCGCTGTGGGCTTTCTCCGGATCCGGATGGGGTTCCTGGCAAAACTGGATTTCGCTGCTTGCAGGCGTCTGGTTTATAGTCTTTCCGTTTGTATATACCGTAGAATCCAACGTGATGTGGAGCAGCATCATTCTCGGCGGGGTAACCGTTCTCCTCAATTTGATCACCCTGTCTGCCAAGGATTAACGATCAGACCTTTTCCCAAGGCCTGAGGCAGATTGTTGTTTAGCCAACAGAGGCGTCCATTCTCCTGTTTTTCCCGCTCAAGATTCACAGAAAAAAAACGCAGATCCTGCTTCATGCCGCCGGGATCTGCGCTTTTTTCTGTTTATCAAATCCGCCGCCTGCCCTCCAGAAGGCGCGTGATCAGAGGTCATGCAGTTTGAGGAGGACCTGCGGTCTATTGGAGTATCAAATCGATTAACACCAGAAAGAACGCAAGATAATAACCAGCAAAATAAAGAGAACCAAAATGGCACCCGTAGAAGCGAAAGGATTGCAGTAACCTACTCCGCCAACAACTCCGCTCATTCCATTCCCTCCTTCCATGTAACATACTCTAAGTTATGTGGATTTCGGGACATTTGGCATAGACTCTTCCCCATTTCAGTTTGGAAATACGCCTATTTTTACTGGTAATCGCCGTCCTAAGCGTCCTTCTTACCAATGACGGCCGCCGTATATTTGGATAAAATGGCGCCAAGCGTGCCGATATCCAGCTGGTCATCCGCCTTCCAATCCGTACTGATTCCCACATGGTCAACCAGCCACTGTCTTCCCGCTTCTTTCCATGCGGGCACATTGGGCTGGGGACCGGTTCCTTGTGAATTGTATGCAGCCATCAGCTCCGCCTCGCTTCCCTTAAATTCGTCAAGGTCCACATTCCCGCTGATTCCGGCAACACGGCCTTTGTTCGTGTACTGGATAAATTCCCAGGAATTCCAACCGCCTATATTGGCCGGCGTCCCGCTGTTATAGTAGGCATACCATAACGGCGTGCTGCCAAACGTATTGTCGAGCGAAGTGTCTATGAAGTTTGGAAAGGTATATACCATCAGCGTCCGGCCTGTCCGCTGCTTGAATTGGGCAATCCACTCACGAACAATTGCCGAAATATTCGTCTTTGATCCGCCTTCTTTTGTTTCGATATCCAAAACTAGCGGCAGTTTGAACGAAGACATTCCTCCAGCGCTCTCTACCGTCTGCACAAAATGCTCCAGCTCCGTTTTTACATCCTCAGGCTTTTGAGCACGCGTCAAATGATACGCACCAACAAGCAAACCGGCTGATCTGGCGCCTTGAGCGTTTGCCCGAAACCGGTCATCGACCAGCTTCGCTCCTTCCGTTGCTTTGATGAATGCAAAGGAATATCCCGCTTGTTTGACTTGCTTCCAGTCAATGATCCCCTGCCAGTGCGAAACATCGATCCCTTTGGCATGATTGCCGCTTCGGCTTTGCACAGCAACACCTCCCTTGCTTTATCCAAGCTTATAACCATGGAGCTCTTTATATATTTATGTATGTGCATGATCTTTCTGCATGGACTTTTTACCGGGCGAAGCGAAAATATGTCCGCGCCCCGACTTCCCCTCCAACATCTGCGGCAAAGAAAAAGAAGCCCTGCAAACAACGGCTTCTTTTCTACGCAAACGGATCATTTTTCATTATTATTCGAATTAACAATGGAACGTCTCCTTTGAGCGTCCACGTTGGTCAATCAAGCCGGCATCCCCCTGCTCCCGGTATTTTCTCATCCATACCTTCAAGCGGCCGATGTCGGCGATTCCGAGCGCTTCGGCTACTTCCTTTTTGGTCATTCCTTGAAGACGCATGTCAACAGCCTTCTTCTTGGTATCCCAACTATAGGAGCAGAAAGTCTGTCCTTTTTTGGCCATCCATATCACCTCAACTACTTTATCGGCGAATGGCCTTTACTTTTTCATCCTATTTCATTTATTTGATGCCAAAGACCCTTGTTTATTGTTTCATATAAATAATTATTCCTCATAGAAAAAGAACATTTAGTCTGATAGATACAAAAAATGGATCAAGGCAGCAGATATCCTTTTGCTACCGCATCATGAATCAACCCGGAGACAAGCTCGTACATATCCGGGAGTTCTGTCTCCAGGAAACGGAGGTTCGCGTTCTAATTATACATAAAATGCCATCGCTAATTCTCCGTGTTATAATGGAACAAAACATCTGCTGGATGTATGTCCGGAAAGCTTCAGGCCATATTAACGGAATTTGCGATTTATCGGAGGTTTGGTATGGGAAAATTTTTGGGATTCTTTTTGTTATGGAGGCTGCTTGGCAACCCTTTTCTAGCCATTTTGGTTATACTCATCATCATCTACTTGCTGGACCGGCGTTTTGTCGGCATATTCCCAAGCTTGACCAAACCGTTTAAACGGATGGGGCAAATCTCCAAATTGCGCAGCGAAATCAGTATGAGTCCGAGCAACGTGTCCGCTAAACATGAACTTGCCAGGCTGCTCATCGAACGCAAACATAATGCGGAAGCGCTGAAGCTGCTGGAGTCGATCGAAACCCAGTCGGGGGATTCAGCCGAATTCTGGGATGACCTGGGAACCGTGTATTTGAGACAAGGGAATATCCAAAAAGGTGAAGCCTGCATACTCAAAGCTTTGGACATCAATCCCCGGGTCAAATACGGACAACCCTATTTGCGTCTGGCCGAGGTTCACAAACATAAGGACCGCGCCAAAGCCGTAGATTATGTGCATCGCTTCCAGGAAATCCAATCATCTTCCTGCGAAGGGTATTATCTGCTTGGCATGATGTACAAGGCGCTTGACCGTAAGGATGACGCCAGGGCCGCATTTCAGGAATCGATTGATATTTACCGTTCCCTTCCCAAATACAAGAAACGCCAGGAACGGAAATGGGCCGTGCTCAGCATGATAAAAAAACTGCAATAGCTAACAAAAACAGACCCGCACCCGGGTCTGTTTTTGCAATCAAGCGAGCGGATAATAACCGAGCCTGTTGAGCTGCTCCGCAATTACCTTATAACCTCTTCCGTTGGGATGCAGATGATCTAATGACAGCAGCTCATTTTCCCGTCCGTAAAATGCCGGGAAGATATCGGCCGCCGCATAATTCCTGCCCCAAAATCCGCTGATATACCGGTTATATTGCTGTACCCACTGGGTTGCGGCATCCACCCGCGGGTACGGGTTGTAAAGACCTACTGCACGAATGATATATGGATATCTGCTGCTGGATTTAATTTGGTTAAGCTGCTGCATAATCCCCGAAAAATTGGATTGGCATGATGATAGGGCCCTATTAAAATGCTGAATCGGGTTATTCGCGGGCACGCTTTTCGCGGCCCGGATCAAATCATTGCCACCGATCGAAATGGTAATGATCTGCGCTTCCTTCAGAGAATGACGCAGCTGGGGACTGCGCATTATATTTTCATATAACTCAGAAGAGGTCAGCCCATTGATTCCCCTGTTTTCATAAGACACGAATTCACCGATTCTCCGCTCCGCCATTCCCCGGTACACCGGCACAAATCCGTTGCCCGGCATGGCGCCAAAACCGACGGTCAGGGAGTCCCCAATCGCCGTATATGGAACCACCACGTTCTTCGCCTCCTCTCACTTTCCTTACTGATCCATAGCAGTGTATGAATTCATCCGAAAATATGAAAGGGACAAAACTCAGGGGTAACTCCAGACAAGCCGGAAAACGCGCTTTTGCCCAAAATGCAAGGGTTATCCTACCTGAATGGAAGAAGCCAGAAGGTTACGAACACCCTCTGACTTCAGAGTACAGCGGCTGCTTATTCTTTAATGCGTTTGCCAAGCAGGATTAATAGCCAGATCATGCCTACGCCTACAATCGTATGTCCCAGACCTGCTGCATGATTTAAGCCAACGAGCTCAAGTCCTTTAATTTGACCAATACCGCGGGCAATCATCGTCGAGATGGTCAGCAGAAGTCCGATGTTATAGACCCAGTACCATGCTTTAAATGATTTCGCTTTATGAACGTCGAACAGTTTACCTAATATTAATACAATTAAGAAGAAAATAAATCCGAGCACAAGAATATGCGTATGCACGCCTCTCAACAGCGTTTGACCATCAAAATCATTCATTTTCGTAAATTCACGGTAAAACACGCCTGCTGCTAATCCAAGTATGGCATAAATCATCGATGTCCATTGCATTAATTTCATTTTCATCAACTACCACCCCTTTTTTATCTATTTCATCTTAGCTTACCGGAGGAATATGAACAGAAGATGTACAAAATATTACAACACAGCAACCAATGCAAAATAACCCCACAAAGTGGAGCCTATGCTTCGATGCTTATTCCAAATACTTTGCGGGGACCCCCAAAAAAACTTATAAATTCTATACTGCCAAAAAAAAACCGGCTCCCGCAGGAAGCCGGCCGTATAGGCTGCGATTACCGGACAAACAGCATAGGCACTACTTCTCCTCCTCTTCATCCGCTACCTCATATACGCAGCGGAATCGTTCCGTTCCCGGATATTGCTCACCCAAGCTATGTATAACAAAACCGAGATTGCGGTAAAATTGGGCCGCGTCCTCGTCGGTTTCGGCGATGACTCTTTCCGGATTTTCTTGGGTCATAACCTCCAAAATCATTCCTCTGCCATAACCTAAACCGCGGTTTTCGGGAATCACTGAAATATGATGCAAAACAATGTCGTTTCCCGCCTTCTCATATCCGATCATGCCTACCAGCAGTTCCCCGTCTTCGTAGCCGTACAGCTGCCAAGCATTATTGCTTTCGTAAGCCTGCACCGCCTTCTCAACCGAACGGTCATCCGGAAACACCGCATAGGAAAACAGCTCGGCCACCTCCGGCCTGCGTATGTAGGATTTAATATTCAACAGCATCTTATAACCTCCATGTCATTTAGTTATTCTCATGCTTTCCGTTCCGTTACTTTAACCTGCCTTATGAAAAATTTCAACTTTTATCAGGCCCAATTCTGAAATTATTTCTTGACATTTACGAGGTAGCCGCTACGGTTACGGATCGATCTGCCGATATTGAGCCTTTTTCAAACTCATTGATTCCAGGCATGAATGATATGCCAACGTGGCATTGAAAACAGTTTACATATAGGCGTACACTTGATTAAGAAAGAAAAATGCTATGTTTTCATATTTTTTCACGGAAAGAGGCTTTACATCATGAGTTATATCCAGCACGGGACGTCAGCTTTCCGCAAAACAAGCCTAGCCTTGTTCGCGGGGGGTTTTAACACGTTTGCTATTCTTTATTATACTCAGCCGCTGCTGCCTGAGTTCTCCAAGGAGTTCGGCATTCCGCCGGTAACAGCCAGCCTGTCGCTATCGCTCACGACGCTGGTTCTGGCCTTCAGCATGATTATTGTCGGCTCGCTCAGCGAATCCTGGGGACGCAAGCCGATTATGGCTTCCGCAATGGTTACCGCATCCATTCTGACGCTGATCACCGCCTTCGCCCCTAACTTTCATACGTTGCTTGTATTCCGAATCATTCTGGGTGCCGTATTGGCCGGGCTTCCCGCCATTGCCATGGCTTATCTCGGCGAAGAAATTGCTCCGTCCAGCCTGGGCGCAGTAATGGGGCTGTATATTAGCGGCAACTCCATCGGCGGCATGGGCGGACGGGTGATCACCGGCATTTTCACCGATTTGTGGAACTGGCGTATCGCTGTTGCCGTCATCGGGTTGCTTGGACTGATCTTCAGTGTATTTTTCGTGATTTTACTGCCGCCATCCCGCCATTTCCATGCGCGTCCATTGCGCTTTAAATCTCTGCTGCACTCGCTGGGCAGCCAGTTTAAAGATCCGGGAATGGTGATTTTGTTTACACTTGGATTTTTGCTTATGGGCAGCTTTGTGACGCTGTACAACTATATTGGATACCAACTGATTGCGCCCCCTTATTCCTTGAGCCAAACCGTCGTCGGCTTTATTTTCATCGTATATATTGCGGGGACCTTCAGTTCCACATGGATGGGGAAAATGGCTGATACGCATGGAAGACCTTTGATGCTAGGGATCGGACTTTTGGTCTTCCTCTCCGGCGCATTGCTGACGTTAAGTCCGCTGCTTGCTGTCAAAATTGCCGGTATCATCATTTTCACGTTCGGGTTCTTCGGTGCCCACTCCATCGCCAGCTCTTGGATCGGCATCAGGGCTACGCATGATAAAGCCCAGGCTTCTTCGCTGTACCTTTTCTTTTATTATGGAGGTTCCAGCATCGGAGGTACTTTGGGCGGAACGTTCTGGGGCATGTACGGCTGGAACGGCGTGATCGGCCTCATCGCCAGCTTCTTGGTCGTCGCGCTGATGCTGTCCTTGCTGCTGGCCCGGCTTAATCATCAAAAAGCGGTTGCGTGAACGCAGGCGGACACATAGAGCCCGGTTTCAAAGAGCACATTAACCGCAAAACACCATGACATCTCCTGTCATGGTGTTTTTAGTATGATCAAACGAATGCTTGCCGCATCGCAGCCTTTCACGCGAACTTTTGCAGCACGATCACGGCATTATGTCCGCCAAAACCAAAGGAATTTGAGATTCCGACATGAATATCCTTGACGCGCGCTTCATTGGGCACAACATCCAGATCGCATTCCGGATCTGGAACTTCCTGATTGATGGTTGGAGGAATTTTGCCATCTTGGATCATTTGAACAAGCGCAATCGCCTCCACTCCCCCCGCCGCTCCAAACATGTGGCCGATCATCGATTTGTTGGCCGTTACCGGAATGCGGTGATCAGCCTCTCCAAAAAGACGTTTGATCGCCATCATCTCGGACCGGTCGCCAACCTGCGTGCTTGTGGCATGGGCGCTGATTACATCCACCTGTGCGGGTTCGAGTTCCGCCTCATGCAGCGCCAGCTTCATCGCCTGATAAGCTCCCCGTCCTTCCGGATGGGATGCGACAATATGGTATGCGTCGGAGGTGGCTCCATATCCGGTTACCTCCGCATAAATCCGGGCACCGCGCTTCAGTGCGTGGGAAAGGCTCTCCAGCACCAGAATGCCGGCTCCCTCCGCCATGACAAACCCGTCCCGGCCTGCATCAAAAGGACGGCTGGCCAGCTTCGGATCGCCATCCCAAGTGGAAAGGGTAGTGGCATTGCCGAAGCTCGCCATTGAAATCTCCGTAATCGCCGCTTCGGCGCCCCCGGCAAGCACCACATCCGCTCCGCCAGCGCGAATCAGCCTGAACGCTTCCCCGATTGCCGTATTGCCAATCGAGCAGGCCGTAACCGGAGAAAGCGTCGGTCCCTGTGCCCCGGTGCGGATGCTGATCATCGCAGCGGCCATATTGGATATCATCATCGGCACGAGCAGCGGACTGACGCGCGAAGCACCGCGCGAACGGAGCAGCTCCTCCTGTTCCAACAGGGTGCCGATGCCTCCAATGCCTGAGCCGACATAGACTCCCATGCGCTCTTTGTCGATCTGTTCAAGCTTAAGTCCGGCATCCTGGATGGCGTCTTCGGCCGCTGCCAGCGCAAATTGGCAAAATCGATCCATACGTCGGGCTTCCCTTCTGCCGAAACGTCCATCCGCATCAAAATCGCGCACCACGCCGGCCATATGGGTTTTCATATGTGAAGTATCCCAGGAGTCAATCCGCGAGATTCCCGATTTCCCCTGCAGCATCGCATTCCAGAAGGTTGAAACATCATTGCCGAGCGGCGAAACCAGCCCTGTCCCTGTAATCACAACTCTTTCCATCATTATGTTCCTCCCTGTTACACTTTAGTTATGGAATTATCTTTTCACATCTGTTATCCTATTACAAGTTGTTGTTTATCCTAGTATAATGAATACTATGATTCTTCTTAAGATTAAAGCTTGAAGTGAATAGGAGGCGTTTTTTATGAATCGCGATACCCGTCTACAGGCACTCTCCGCTTTTCTTACGGCCCAGCGCGCCAAAATCCAACCCGAATCAGTCGGGCTGCCTTCCGCTGGACGCCGCCGGACCCCAGGACTGCGCAGGGAAGAAGTGGCACAGCTGGCGGGAGTCAGCAGCACCTGGTATACCTGGCTGGAGCAAGGCCGGGACATCAACGTCTCCTCGTCCGTGCTCGACTGCATCGCCTCCGCTCTGCGCCTGACTGCCGATGAACGGAAATATTTGTTTTCACTGGCGATGGGGACGCCTTCAACGAGCATACCGCAGCAGGAGGAGCCTAGCATTAGCCTTTCGCTGCAAAAGATGGTGGACGAGCTGCATTACTGCCCAACGATCATTTCCGACCGGCACTGCCAAATTGTGGGCTGGAACCGCGCGGCTTCCCATGTATTTTTGGAATTCGACCGGATCCCCCTGGAACAGCGGAATATGATCCGGCTTTTGTTCACCCGCAAGGAATTTCGGAGGCTGGCCGTCAACTGGGAGCATTTTGTGATGGGATTCCTTTCGATTTTCCGTTCCTATTACGGGCAATATGTGGGGGATGCATGGTATGAGCAATTTTTGCAGGAGATGAAGCAGGTCGATCCGGAATTTCTGCAGTTATGGCAGCACAGCCAGGTCAGCAGCGCACCCGAGGTCGTCATTGAATTCCGTCATGCCAAAATGGGGAAGATGCTTTTTGACCTGACTTCCCTGCAGGTACAGGGCGGTGCCGATCTCCGCTGCAGCGTTTATACGCCTGCGGCCGGCTCTTCAACGGAAGCGAAACTGAAACGGCTGATGAATAAAACGGAGGATTCAACAAATTGATAGCGGGGATGTGATTCAATATGGCATTCGGCATTAACCGGAAGGAACTAAACGAGTGGAAAAAAGCGGTTAGCCGCGGGGAAATCGCGTATTTGACCCATTTTTGGCTGGATCCGCGTTTTCCGGGCATCACCACGGTTACCAAAGTGGGCTGTGCGGATCTCGAACGTCTGACAATGTGGTGCGTGGAGCATGATCTGCCCGCCCGGTATATTCACCGCCGCAATCCCTTTCCGCATTTTGATCTGATGGGGTCGAAACAAAAGGAAATTTTAACCAGGGAAGGGCTTTGGGACCAAGTGAAGCGTTTCAAACTGTGAATTGGAAAAAATAAAATAACCCCACAAAGTGACGCGTGACCTTCGAAACTTATTCCGATTACTTTGCGGGGACCCCCGGAAATTCATACTAAAACAGCCCGGCAGCCGCAGGTTGAACGGTGACCCGCAAGGAGCGTCACTTTTACGGCATGTCCGGCAAACGGGCGAACCGTCAGCAGTAAGAAGGACATCGTTCAAATCAGCGCGACAAGGCTGTTCAGTTCAAACCTATGTTTTTTACAGAGAAACTGATTCCCCCGTCTTCCTGCCGGGGTTTTCGTTTTCCTTTGCGTACTACACGACAGGGCCTGCCTTAAAGCTCTCTTCGGCGGAATGCCCCAACTTCTTCAGCAGTTCGACTGCCTGCTTCTTCTCCTCTACGCTGAGACCCTCAACGGCATGCACAAGCACCTGCTGATGATGCGGGAAAATCCGCTCGATAAAGGCCCGTCCTTCATCGGTCAGATCCGCGAAAATCACGCGGCGGTCATCCGGGGACGCTTTGCGGACCAGCAAGTTTTTCTTCTGGAGTTTATCGGCTACATAGGTGATGTTACCGCTCGAAATCAGCACCTTCTCCCCGATCTTTTGCAAAGGCTGCGGGCCTTTATGATACAGCAAATCCAGTACGCCAAACTCTGTCGTGTTCAGGCCGTGGCTTTGAATATCGCGTATGGAATGCGCGACCACCGAATTGTAAGCACGTGTAAGAACGATAAATAGATCCAGGGATATTTCGTCATTGTTCGTTTTGTCTGCCATCCTAGAAACCTCCAAACGTACTATCTTAATGCAAAGATAATAGAAAGCTGCGGGATTGTCAATCTCCCGCTTGTTTCGACGCTGGAGGCTGGCTTTTTAGAGGCAGCACCAATCCCGCTTTTTCAAACATTATTTCCGTTCCAGCACCGTCACCGTGCCATCCTTGCGGCCGATGATCGCCCGGGCGGCAAGCCCGATGAAAAGGCCGTTATCCACGACTCCCGGCATTGCCAGCAGCTTGCGGTGAAGTTCGGCGGGATTGTCGATGGAACCAAAACGGCAGTCCGCAATATAGTTGCCGTTATCCGTGACGAAGATATGATCTTCTTCCGTTCTGAGCATAGGATTCGCACTTATTTCATCCAGCGAAGCGAGTGTCCATTCATTTGCAAAAGGAATGATTTCCACCGGCAGCGGAAAACTGCCCAGCTTGTCCACCAGCTTGCTTTCATCGGCGATGACGATCATCTCCTTGCTGTGAAAAGCAACGATTTTCTCCCGCAGCAGCGCCCCGCCGCCGCCTTTGATCAGGTGAAGTTCCGAGTCGAGCTCATCGGCTCCGTCAATCGTAAGATCAAGGCCATCCAGCTTGGCAAAAGGAATCAGAGGAATTCCATGCTCCTGCGCCAGCTTTTCCGAAGCTTTCGAGGTGGCCACGGCCTGAATTTCCAGCCCTTCGCGCACCCGTTCGCCTATTTTCCGGATTGCCCAATAAGCCGTCGATCCTGTTCCAAGCCCAATCCGCATCCCGTCCTTGACATATTCCACCGCTTTTTCCGCTGCCAACTGCTTCAGATTCATTTTTCCACGCCCCTCTACTGAAATGAGATCCTTGCTTCGGACCCATCGCCCGCCTAGAAGCGGACCCGGCCGGACAGCGCGCTGCATTCTTCTTTAAAGCGCGGCTGCTTCGCCTCGAAGACATGATCAACATGCTTGAATGGGTCATCAATGAGCCAAATTGCAGTTATCATATGTAGTAATAAAGCATCTTTCGAATCAGCCGCCCCTTGCATTTTTAGATACAAGCTCCACGACCTCTACAGGCGATCTGAACAAAAAATCAGGCTCCGGCGCCAAGGTTAGATTTTGTACCTCTTCAAACCAATGGGCCC
Encoded proteins:
- the fabF gene encoding beta-ketoacyl-ACP synthase II, with translation MERVVITGTGLVSPLGNDVSTFWNAMLQGKSGISRIDSWDTSHMKTHMAGVVRDFDADGRFGRREARRMDRFCQFALAAAEDAIQDAGLKLEQIDKERMGVYVGSGIGGIGTLLEQEELLRSRGASRVSPLLVPMMISNMAAAMISIRTGAQGPTLSPVTACSIGNTAIGEAFRLIRAGGADVVLAGGAEAAITEISMASFGNATTLSTWDGDPKLASRPFDAGRDGFVMAEGAGILVLESLSHALKRGARIYAEVTGYGATSDAYHIVASHPEGRGAYQAMKLALHEAELEPAQVDVISAHATSTQVGDRSEMMAIKRLFGEADHRIPVTANKSMIGHMFGAAGGVEAIALVQMIQDGKIPPTINQEVPDPECDLDVVPNEARVKDIHVGISNSFGFGGHNAVIVLQKFA
- a CDS encoding MFS transporter, translated to MSYIQHGTSAFRKTSLALFAGGFNTFAILYYTQPLLPEFSKEFGIPPVTASLSLSLTTLVLAFSMIIVGSLSESWGRKPIMASAMVTASILTLITAFAPNFHTLLVFRIILGAVLAGLPAIAMAYLGEEIAPSSLGAVMGLYISGNSIGGMGGRVITGIFTDLWNWRIAVAVIGLLGLIFSVFFVILLPPSRHFHARPLRFKSLLHSLGSQFKDPGMVILFTLGFLLMGSFVTLYNYIGYQLIAPPYSLSQTVVGFIFIVYIAGTFSSTWMGKMADTHGRPLMLGIGLLVFLSGALLTLSPLLAVKIAGIIIFTFGFFGAHSIASSWIGIRATHDKAQASSLYLFFYYGGSSIGGTLGGTFWGMYGWNGVIGLIASFLVVALMLSLLLARLNHQKAVA
- the rpiA gene encoding ribose-5-phosphate isomerase RpiA; this translates as MNLKQLAAEKAVEYVKDGMRIGLGTGSTAYWAIRKIGERVREGLEIQAVATSKASEKLAQEHGIPLIPFAKLDGLDLTIDGADELDSELHLIKGGGGALLREKIVAFHSKEMIVIADESKLVDKLGSFPLPVEIIPFANEWTLASLDEISANPMLRTEEDHIFVTDNGNYIADCRFGSIDNPAELHRKLLAMPGVVDNGLFIGLAARAIIGRKDGTVTVLERK
- a CDS encoding glycoside hydrolase family 25 protein, whose protein sequence is MQSRSGNHAKGIDVSHWQGIIDWKQVKQAGYSFAFIKATEGAKLVDDRFRANAQGARSAGLLVGAYHLTRAQKPEDVKTELEHFVQTVESAGGMSSFKLPLVLDIETKEGGSKTNISAIVREWIAQFKQRTGRTLMVYTFPNFIDTSLDNTFGSTPLWYAYYNSGTPANIGGWNSWEFIQYTNKGRVAGISGNVDLDEFKGSEAELMAAYNSQGTGPQPNVPAWKEAGRQWLVDHVGISTDWKADDQLDIGTLGAILSKYTAAVIGKKDA
- a CDS encoding GNAT family N-acetyltransferase; the protein is MLLNIKSYIRRPEVAELFSYAVFPDDRSVEKAVQAYESNNAWQLYGYEDGELLVGMIGYEKAGNDIVLHHISVIPENRGLGYGRGMILEVMTQENPERVIAETDEDAAQFYRNLGFVIHSLGEQYPGTERFRCVYEVADEEEEK
- a CDS encoding SPW repeat protein, which translates into the protein MKLRSVDNTIVALIGIWFIIAPWITGYSDDKGALWTSVVVGAVQLIASLWAFSGSGWGSWQNWISLLAGVWFIVFPFVYTVESNVMWSSIILGGVTVLLNLITLSAKD
- a CDS encoding tetratricopeptide repeat protein; amino-acid sequence: MGKFLGFFLLWRLLGNPFLAILVILIIIYLLDRRFVGIFPSLTKPFKRMGQISKLRSEISMSPSNVSAKHELARLLIERKHNAEALKLLESIETQSGDSAEFWDDLGTVYLRQGNIQKGEACILKALDINPRVKYGQPYLRLAEVHKHKDRAKAVDYVHRFQEIQSSSCEGYYLLGMMYKALDRKDDARAAFQESIDIYRSLPKYKKRQERKWAVLSMIKKLQ
- a CDS encoding MarR family winged helix-turn-helix transcriptional regulator — translated: MADKTNNDEISLDLFIVLTRAYNSVVAHSIRDIQSHGLNTTEFGVLDLLYHKGPQPLQKIGEKVLISSGNITYVADKLQKKNLLVRKASPDDRRVIFADLTDEGRAFIERIFPHHQQVLVHAVEGLSVEEKKQAVELLKKLGHSAEESFKAGPVV
- a CDS encoding DUF2871 domain-containing protein — its product is MKLMQWTSMIYAILGLAAGVFYREFTKMNDFDGQTLLRGVHTHILVLGFIFFLIVLILGKLFDVHKAKSFKAWYWVYNIGLLLTISTMIARGIGQIKGLELVGLNHAAGLGHTIVGVGMIWLLILLGKRIKE
- a CDS encoding YjcZ family sporulation protein: MSGVVGGVGYCNPFASTGAILVLFILLVIILRSFWC
- a CDS encoding GDSL-type esterase/lipase family protein, whose product is MVVPYTAIGDSLTVGFGAMPGNGFVPVYRGMAERRIGEFVSYENRGINGLTSSELYENIMRSPQLRHSLKEAQIITISIGGNDLIRAAKSVPANNPIQHFNRALSSCQSNFSGIMQQLNQIKSSSRYPYIIRAVGLYNPYPRVDAATQWVQQYNRYISGFWGRNYAAADIFPAFYGRENELLSLDHLHPNGRGYKVIAEQLNRLGYYPLA
- a CDS encoding helix-turn-helix domain-containing protein encodes the protein MAKKGQTFCSYSWDTKKKAVDMRLQGMTKKEVAEALGIADIGRLKVWMRKYREQGDAGLIDQRGRSKETFHC
- a CDS encoding helix-turn-helix transcriptional regulator yields the protein MNRDTRLQALSAFLTAQRAKIQPESVGLPSAGRRRTPGLRREEVAQLAGVSSTWYTWLEQGRDINVSSSVLDCIASALRLTADERKYLFSLAMGTPSTSIPQQEEPSISLSLQKMVDELHYCPTIISDRHCQIVGWNRAASHVFLEFDRIPLEQRNMIRLLFTRKEFRRLAVNWEHFVMGFLSIFRSYYGQYVGDAWYEQFLQEMKQVDPEFLQLWQHSQVSSAPEVVIEFRHAKMGKMLFDLTSLQVQGGADLRCSVYTPAAGSSTEAKLKRLMNKTEDSTN